The Martelella sp. AD-3 genome includes a region encoding these proteins:
- a CDS encoding FAD-binding oxidoreductase gives MTTLAPELVTRFSEIVGAPYALTDAADIEPYLTENRGLYRGRTVLVLKPGSTQDLSAILKLASETKTPVVPAGGRTGHVGGHVPREEGTDIVLSLERMDRIRKIDTSANVIIADAGAILADVQKAASDNDRLFPLSLGSEGSAMIGGNLSTNAGGTAVLAYGNMRALCLGLEVVLPTGEIWDGLRSLKKDNTGYDLRDLFIGAEGTLGVITGAVLKLFPKPRGHQVAFAGVSSTEKALDLFNLASNRCASALTGFELMARMAFDFTVKHTDGARDPLSEKYPWYTLIDISTSDSQQSADRMMEALLEEAFEEGLVEDAVIAKSQSEIDELWHMRNTMSEAQKPEGGSIKHDVSVPVSAIPTFLHEADEAVMEAIPGARICAFGHLGDGNIHYNISQPEGADKAAFVARWGEINKRVHAIVLAHGGSISAEHGIGRLKRDELAEIRAPIEIDLMHRIKQAFDPAGIMNPDKVLKVTSR, from the coding sequence ATGACCACGCTCGCACCCGAACTCGTCACCCGCTTTTCCGAGATCGTCGGCGCGCCTTACGCGCTGACGGACGCCGCCGACATCGAACCCTACCTCACCGAGAACCGCGGACTTTACCGGGGCAGGACGGTTCTGGTGCTCAAGCCCGGCTCGACGCAGGACCTCTCCGCCATCCTGAAGCTTGCAAGCGAAACGAAAACGCCGGTCGTGCCCGCCGGCGGGCGCACCGGCCATGTCGGCGGGCACGTGCCGCGCGAGGAGGGCACGGATATCGTGCTGTCGCTGGAGCGCATGGACAGGATCCGCAAGATCGACACCTCGGCCAATGTCATCATCGCCGACGCCGGCGCGATCCTTGCCGATGTGCAGAAGGCGGCAAGCGACAATGATCGTCTCTTTCCGCTCTCTCTCGGCTCGGAAGGCTCGGCCATGATCGGCGGCAACCTCTCCACCAATGCCGGCGGCACGGCGGTGCTTGCCTATGGCAATATGCGCGCGCTCTGCCTCGGCCTTGAGGTGGTGCTGCCGACGGGCGAGATCTGGGACGGGCTCAGAAGCCTGAAGAAGGACAATACCGGTTATGACCTGCGCGACCTGTTCATCGGCGCGGAAGGCACGCTCGGCGTCATCACCGGCGCGGTGCTGAAGCTTTTCCCGAAGCCGCGCGGCCATCAGGTTGCCTTTGCCGGCGTGTCGAGCACGGAAAAGGCGCTAGACCTCTTCAATCTTGCCTCCAACCGCTGCGCCTCGGCGCTGACGGGTTTTGAATTGATGGCCCGCATGGCTTTCGATTTCACGGTAAAGCACACGGACGGCGCGCGCGATCCGCTTTCCGAAAAATACCCCTGGTATACGCTGATCGACATTTCTACTTCAGACAGCCAGCAGTCCGCCGACCGGATGATGGAGGCGCTTCTGGAGGAGGCCTTCGAAGAAGGTCTCGTGGAAGATGCGGTGATCGCCAAATCGCAAAGCGAGATCGACGAGCTCTGGCACATGCGCAACACCATGTCGGAGGCGCAGAAACCCGAAGGCGGCTCGATCAAACATGATGTCTCCGTGCCGGTCTCGGCCATTCCGACCTTCCTGCACGAGGCGGACGAGGCCGTGATGGAAGCGATCCCCGGCGCGCGCATCTGCGCTTTTGGCCACCTCGGAGACGGCAATATCCATTACAACATCTCCCAGCCGGAAGGCGCGGACAAGGCCGCCTTCGTCGCCCGCTGGGGCGAGATCAACAAGCGCGTCCACGCCATCGTGCTTGCCCATGGCGGCTCGATTTCCGCCGAACATGGCATCGGCCGGCTGAAGCGCGACGAACTGGCCGAAATCCGCGCGCCGATCGAGATCGATCTGATGCACCGCATCAAGCAGGCTTTCGACCCTGCCGGGATCATGAACCCCGACAAGGTGCTGAAGGTGACGTCGCGCTAG
- a CDS encoding MATE family efflux transporter: METSSEPQANPYLSGPIAPLFFKTAAPIVLLMLVSGLFTVVDAIFLGVYVGPRALAAVTLVFPLFMALNALATLVSSGMASILARRLGGGDRAGAQSAMQSATALAMVAALALMAFYLAAGRPLIGWLSGGDAALAAMASTYIALLIFGSPLQFLISIQGDTLRSEGRPGTMALIGVLVTLANIGFNFIFIALWGWGVAGSAIGTLAAQLLALVAVVVLRLSGRTPIRLWQSTGKPLTEAWGRTLALGLPSSLSLIGISLSTASILVSVKAWFGTDYDLTIAAYGIASRLLTFVFLPLMGLNFACQSIVGNNYGAAIYERSNRTLVVGLVTGLFYGLIVQAVFLFAAGPIAALFVDDPETIAATTHIVRIITAAYVVVAPVMVLAGYFQAIGKAVSAGVMSLGRTYFFNIPLIFLLPFLFGSQGIWMAAPSSDIAMLGLVAAVLWFHGRRSGARWGVFHQEAAAVIR, encoded by the coding sequence ATGGAAACTTCTTCCGAGCCGCAGGCTAATCCCTATCTTTCAGGCCCGATTGCGCCGCTTTTCTTCAAGACCGCAGCCCCGATCGTGCTTTTGATGCTGGTGAGCGGCCTCTTTACTGTGGTCGACGCCATCTTTCTCGGCGTTTATGTCGGGCCGCGCGCGCTGGCCGCCGTCACCCTGGTCTTTCCGCTGTTCATGGCGCTGAACGCCCTGGCGACGCTGGTCTCTTCCGGCATGGCATCGATCCTGGCGCGACGGCTTGGCGGCGGCGATCGCGCGGGCGCGCAATCGGCCATGCAGTCGGCGACGGCGCTTGCCATGGTCGCCGCGCTGGCGCTGATGGCGTTCTATCTTGCGGCAGGCAGGCCGCTTATTGGCTGGCTGTCGGGCGGCGACGCGGCGCTTGCGGCGATGGCTTCAACCTATATCGCGCTTCTGATCTTCGGCAGTCCTTTGCAGTTTCTCATCAGCATCCAGGGCGACACGCTGCGCTCGGAGGGGCGGCCGGGCACGATGGCGCTGATCGGCGTTCTGGTGACGCTTGCCAATATCGGCTTCAACTTCATCTTCATCGCTCTGTGGGGCTGGGGCGTTGCGGGCTCGGCCATCGGCACGCTTGCAGCACAGCTTCTGGCGCTTGTCGCCGTGGTCGTTCTCAGGCTTTCCGGCCGCACGCCGATCCGGCTCTGGCAGAGTACCGGCAAGCCGCTGACAGAGGCCTGGGGGCGGACGCTTGCGCTTGGCCTGCCATCGTCGCTGTCGCTGATCGGCATCAGCCTTTCGACGGCCTCAATTCTGGTCTCGGTCAAGGCATGGTTCGGCACGGATTACGACCTGACGATCGCGGCTTACGGCATCGCTTCACGGCTTTTGACCTTCGTCTTCCTGCCGCTAATGGGGCTGAACTTCGCCTGCCAGTCGATTGTGGGCAACAATTACGGCGCCGCGATCTATGAGCGGTCCAACCGCACGCTCGTCGTCGGGCTTGTGACCGGGCTCTTCTACGGCCTGATCGTGCAGGCGGTGTTTCTTTTCGCGGCAGGCCCGATTGCGGCCCTCTTCGTGGATGATCCCGAGACGATCGCGGCGACTACCCATATCGTGCGCATTATTACCGCCGCCTATGTCGTCGTTGCGCCGGTGATGGTGCTTGCCGGCTATTTCCAGGCCATCGGCAAGGCCGTGAGCGCGGGCGTGATGAGCCTCGGGCGGACGTATTTTTTCAATATTCCGCTGATCTTCCTGCTGCCCTTCCTCTTCGGCAGCCAGGGCATCTGGATGGCAGCCCCCTCGAGCGACATTGCCATGCTCGGTCTTGTGGCCGCGGTGCTGTGGTTTCACGGCAGGCGATCCGGCGCAAGATGGGGCGTGTTTCATCAAGAGGCTGCGGCGGTAATACGCTAG
- the purD gene encoding phosphoribosylamine--glycine ligase, translating to MNVLLIGSGGREHALAWKLSQSPRLGVLYAAPGNPGIAAHAECVKLDPADHAAVIAFCREKDIGLVVVGPEAPLVDGLADALSEAGIKVFGPTKAAARLEGSKGFTKDLCARYDIPTGAYRRFADGEEAKAYVGEIGAPIVIKADGLAAGKGVTVARTSAEALAAIDDCFSGTFGAAGAEVVVEEFLVGEEASFFCLSDGKNALPLATAQDHKAVGDGDTGPNTGGMGAYSPAPVMDEAMIARTMKEIIEPTIRGMAEMGHPFKGVLYAGLMITEKGPELIEYNVRFGDPECQVLMMRLQSDLLDILEAAADGALDKASAAWSEDTALTVVMATKGYPGSYRKGSEISRLPEDGPDARTFHAGTAMRDGKLVASGGRVLNVTALGHNVTEAQTRAYALIEDIDWSDGFCRRDIGWRAVAREEG from the coding sequence ATGAATGTCCTTCTGATCGGCTCGGGCGGGCGCGAGCATGCGCTGGCCTGGAAACTCTCGCAATCGCCGCGTCTCGGCGTGCTTTATGCCGCGCCCGGCAATCCGGGTATCGCGGCCCATGCCGAATGCGTGAAGCTCGACCCGGCCGATCATGCGGCGGTCATCGCCTTCTGCCGCGAGAAGGACATCGGTCTCGTTGTCGTCGGCCCCGAAGCGCCGCTGGTGGACGGCCTCGCCGATGCGCTGAGTGAAGCAGGCATCAAGGTCTTCGGACCGACAAAGGCCGCCGCCCGGCTCGAGGGCTCGAAGGGGTTCACCAAGGATCTCTGCGCCCGATACGATATTCCGACCGGCGCCTACCGCCGCTTCGCCGATGGAGAGGAGGCCAAGGCCTATGTCGGCGAGATCGGCGCGCCGATCGTGATCAAGGCTGATGGTCTGGCCGCCGGCAAGGGCGTGACCGTCGCCCGCACCAGCGCCGAGGCGCTCGCCGCCATTGACGACTGCTTTTCCGGCACGTTCGGCGCCGCCGGCGCCGAGGTCGTGGTCGAGGAATTTCTGGTCGGCGAGGAGGCGAGCTTCTTCTGCCTCTCCGATGGGAAGAACGCGCTGCCGCTTGCCACCGCCCAGGACCACAAGGCCGTCGGCGACGGCGATACCGGGCCGAATACCGGCGGCATGGGCGCCTATTCGCCAGCCCCGGTGATGGATGAAGCGATGATTGCCCGCACCATGAAAGAAATCATCGAGCCGACGATCCGCGGCATGGCGGAGATGGGCCATCCCTTCAAGGGTGTGCTCTACGCAGGGCTTATGATCACGGAAAAGGGCCCGGAACTGATCGAATATAATGTGCGCTTCGGCGATCCGGAGTGCCAGGTGCTGATGATGCGGCTTCAAAGCGACCTTCTGGATATTCTGGAAGCCGCCGCCGATGGCGCGCTGGACAAGGCTTCCGCAGCATGGAGCGAGGACACGGCGCTCACCGTCGTCATGGCGACGAAGGGCTATCCGGGCTCCTACAGGAAGGGCAGCGAGATCAGCCGGCTTCCCGAAGACGGACCGGACGCACGCACCTTCCACGCCGGAACGGCGATGCGCGACGGCAAGCTTGTCGCAAGCGGCGGGCGCGTGCTGAATGTTACCGCACTTGGCCACAACGTCACCGAGGCCCAGACCCGCGCCTATGCGCTGATCGAGGATATCGACTGGTCCGACGGCTTCTGCCGCCGCGACATCGGCTGGCGCGCGGTGGCGCGCGAGGAGGGTTGA
- the obgE gene encoding GTPase ObgE has translation MKFLDEAKVYIRSGDGGAGSVSFHREKYIEFGGPDGGDGGRGGDVWVEAVEGLNTLIDFRYQQHFKGETGGHGMGRNRTGANGKSVTLKVPVGTQIFEEDRETLICDLTAIGERYRLASGGNGGFGNAHFKTATNQAPRWANPGLEGEEKTIWLRLKLIADAGLVGLPNAGKSTFLATVTRARPKIANYPFTTLHPNLGVASIHGREFILADIPGLIEGAHEGIGIGDRFLGHVERTRVLLHLISSQEEDVAAVYRTVRHELQAYGHELADKHELVALSQIDILDDEMLAAKKKALEEASGGKVFAISAVAQKGMTEVLSALAEIIRAEEARLGIAAPERGIDKGRHDKWEP, from the coding sequence ATGAAATTTCTCGATGAGGCAAAAGTCTATATCCGCTCCGGCGACGGCGGGGCCGGGTCTGTCTCGTTCCACCGCGAGAAATATATCGAGTTCGGCGGCCCGGACGGCGGCGACGGCGGACGCGGCGGCGATGTGTGGGTGGAAGCGGTCGAAGGGCTGAACACGCTGATCGATTTCCGCTACCAGCAGCATTTCAAGGGCGAGACGGGCGGCCATGGCATGGGCCGCAACCGCACCGGCGCCAACGGCAAGAGCGTGACGCTGAAGGTTCCGGTCGGCACGCAGATCTTCGAGGAAGACCGTGAGACGCTGATCTGCGACCTGACCGCAATCGGCGAGCGCTACCGGCTGGCCTCGGGCGGCAATGGCGGCTTCGGCAATGCCCATTTCAAGACCGCGACCAACCAGGCGCCGCGCTGGGCCAACCCCGGCCTTGAGGGCGAGGAAAAGACGATCTGGCTGAGGCTGAAGCTGATCGCCGATGCCGGGCTCGTCGGCCTGCCCAATGCCGGCAAGTCGACCTTTCTGGCGACCGTAACCCGCGCGCGCCCGAAGATCGCCAATTATCCGTTCACGACATTGCATCCCAATCTCGGCGTTGCCAGCATCCATGGGCGCGAATTCATTCTCGCCGACATTCCCGGCCTGATCGAGGGCGCGCATGAAGGAATCGGCATCGGCGACCGGTTCCTGGGCCATGTGGAGCGCACCCGCGTGCTGCTGCACCTGATCTCCTCCCAGGAAGAGGATGTCGCCGCCGTCTATCGCACCGTGCGTCACGAGCTTCAGGCCTATGGCCACGAACTGGCCGACAAGCACGAGCTCGTCGCGCTGTCACAGATCGACATTCTGGACGACGAGATGCTTGCGGCAAAGAAAAAGGCGCTGGAAGAGGCATCCGGCGGCAAGGTTTTCGCGATCTCGGCCGTTGCCCAGAAAGGCATGACCGAAGTGCTTTCGGCCCTTGCCGAGATCATCCGCGCCGAAGAGGCACGTCTTGGCATTGCCGCGCCCGAACGGGGCATCGACAAGGGCCGGCACGACAAGTGGGAGCCCTGA
- the proB gene encoding glutamate 5-kinase — translation MNGMHRSLTHYRRIVIKIGSALLVDRTHGLKTDWLNRLCDDIAALKVAGVEVLVVSSGAVALGRTVLHSHSGTLKLEEAQAAAAVGQIGLAGAWTESLRHHAILAGQILLTLQNTEERRHYLNARATILQLLKAGAVPIINENDTIATSEIRYGDNDRLAARVATMIGAELLVLLSDIDGLYTAPPHLDPHAHFLAEIEAITPEIEAMAGGAASELSRGGMHTKIEAGKIATAAGCAMVIASGKIDHPLKAIEEGARHSMFHASHTPVNARKTWIAGQLLPAGTIHIDDGAVAALKRGNSLLPAGVTAVDGHFSRGDTVAIVNMKGGEVARGLSGYDSDEARMIAGQKTIDIEAILGYPARAAMVHRDDLVMAAIGKKKQNESSTHA, via the coding sequence ATGAACGGCATGCACCGTTCGCTGACGCATTATCGGCGGATCGTGATCAAGATCGGTTCGGCACTGCTCGTCGACCGAACACACGGGCTCAAGACCGACTGGCTGAACCGCCTTTGCGATGACATCGCAGCACTCAAGGTCGCTGGCGTCGAAGTACTGGTCGTATCCTCCGGCGCCGTAGCGCTCGGTCGCACCGTGCTGCACAGCCATTCCGGCACGCTGAAGCTGGAAGAGGCGCAGGCGGCGGCGGCCGTCGGCCAGATCGGACTTGCCGGCGCCTGGACCGAGAGCCTGCGCCACCACGCCATTCTCGCGGGCCAGATCCTGCTGACCCTGCAGAACACCGAGGAGCGGCGGCATTATCTGAACGCCCGCGCCACGATCCTGCAGCTTCTGAAAGCGGGCGCCGTTCCGATCATCAACGAGAACGACACGATCGCCACCTCGGAGATCCGCTACGGCGACAATGACCGGCTGGCCGCCCGCGTGGCGACCATGATCGGGGCGGAGCTTCTGGTGCTTTTGTCCGATATTGACGGGCTTTACACGGCCCCGCCGCATCTCGACCCCCATGCTCACTTTCTGGCCGAGATCGAGGCGATCACGCCCGAGATCGAGGCCATGGCCGGCGGCGCGGCTTCGGAACTGTCCCGCGGCGGCATGCATACCAAGATCGAGGCCGGCAAGATCGCAACCGCCGCCGGCTGCGCCATGGTGATTGCCTCCGGCAAGATCGACCACCCGCTGAAGGCGATCGAGGAGGGCGCGCGCCACTCGATGTTCCACGCCTCGCACACGCCGGTGAACGCCCGCAAGACATGGATTGCCGGCCAGCTTCTGCCCGCCGGCACAATCCATATCGATGACGGCGCGGTGGCTGCACTCAAGCGCGGCAACAGCCTTCTGCCGGCCGGCGTGACGGCGGTTGACGGCCATTTCTCGCGCGGCGACACTGTGGCGATCGTCAACATGAAAGGCGGCGAGGTTGCGCGCGGCCTGTCCGGCTATGACAGCGACGAAGCGCGCATGATCGCTGGCCAGAAGACAATCGATATCGAGGCGATCCTCGGCTATCCGGCCCGCGCGGCCATGGTCCACCGCGACGATCTGGTGATGGCCGCCATCGGCAAGAAGAAACAGAACGAAAGCTCGACCCATGCTTGA
- a CDS encoding glutamate-5-semialdehyde dehydrogenase, translating into MLDQVHKDDIAAVMRALGTRARAAAQKLAIASTETKNRALLAMAREIEARAPEILAENEKDVAAAQENGITGSFIDRLELNEARIAAMADGIRAIADLDDPVGDIIAEWDRPNGLTISRVRTPLGVIGVIYESRPNVTADAGALCLKAGNAVILRGGSDSARSARAIHCALNAGLAEAGLPEDAIQIVPTTDRAAVGEMLSGLSGNIDVIVPRGGKSLVARVQSEARVPVFAHLEGLCHIYVDKSADLDMARDIVVNAKMRRTGICGAAETLLIDRAAADTFATPLIEALEKKGCLVRVDHDMIDYARGRDEANDDDWTTEYLDAIISVKLVDGISGAIEHIGKYSSHHTEAVIAEDHEVVSRFFNEIDSAILLHNASTQFADGGEFGMGAEIGIATGKMHARGPVGVEQLTSFKYLVRGSGQTRA; encoded by the coding sequence ATGCTTGACCAGGTTCACAAAGACGATATCGCCGCCGTGATGCGGGCGCTTGGAACGCGCGCGCGCGCAGCAGCGCAGAAGCTGGCGATCGCCTCGACCGAGACCAAGAACCGGGCGCTTCTCGCCATGGCCCGCGAGATCGAGGCGCGCGCGCCCGAAATCCTGGCCGAGAACGAGAAGGATGTCGCCGCCGCCCAGGAAAACGGCATCACCGGCTCCTTCATCGACCGGCTGGAGCTCAATGAGGCGCGGATCGCCGCGATGGCCGACGGCATCCGCGCGATCGCGGACCTCGACGATCCGGTCGGCGACATAATTGCCGAATGGGACCGTCCCAACGGGTTGACGATCTCGCGCGTGCGCACGCCGCTCGGCGTCATCGGCGTCATCTATGAGAGCCGTCCGAATGTGACGGCCGATGCCGGCGCGCTCTGCCTGAAGGCCGGCAATGCCGTAATCCTGCGCGGCGGTTCGGATTCGGCGCGTTCGGCGCGCGCGATCCACTGCGCGCTGAACGCGGGTCTTGCCGAGGCCGGTCTGCCGGAGGACGCGATCCAGATCGTGCCGACCACCGACCGCGCCGCCGTCGGCGAGATGCTGTCCGGCCTTTCCGGAAATATTGACGTGATCGTCCCGCGCGGGGGAAAGAGCCTCGTTGCCCGCGTGCAATCGGAAGCGCGCGTGCCGGTCTTTGCCCATCTGGAAGGCCTCTGCCACATCTATGTCGACAAATCCGCCGATCTCGATATGGCGCGCGACATCGTCGTCAACGCCAAGATGCGCCGCACGGGCATTTGCGGGGCGGCCGAGACGCTTTTGATCGACCGCGCGGCGGCCGACACCTTCGCGACCCCGCTGATCGAGGCGCTGGAGAAAAAGGGCTGCCTCGTGCGGGTAGATCACGACATGATCGACTATGCCCGCGGCCGCGATGAAGCAAATGACGACGACTGGACCACGGAGTATCTCGACGCGATCATTTCGGTGAAGCTCGTCGACGGTATTTCCGGCGCCATCGAGCATATCGGAAAATATTCTTCCCATCACACCGAGGCGGTGATTGCCGAGGACCATGAAGTCGTTTCCCGTTTCTTCAACGAGATCGACTCGGCGATCCTTTTGCACAATGCCTCGACGCAATTTGCCGATGGCGGCGAATTCGGCATGGGCGCGGAGATCGGCATCGCTACCGGCAAGATGCATGCGCGCGGGCCGGTCGGCGTCGAACAGCTCACATCGTTCAAATATCTTGTGCGCGGCAGCGGACAGACGCGGGCGTGA
- a CDS encoding nicotinate-nucleotide adenylyltransferase, giving the protein MPYCEPGMAIGLFGGSFNPPHDGHFLVASLAIQRLGLDQLWWLVTPGNPLKSGNGLAPLEERLALSEKLARDPRIRVSALEKTIGTAYTARTIRHIVRRNPGVHFVWIMGADNLGDFHRWQEWRAIARTVPLAVIDRPGSTLTYLSSKAARTLDKARIAERDARALARMTPPAWTFIHGPRSNVSSTALRRGHDDAD; this is encoded by the coding sequence ATGCCCTATTGCGAGCCGGGCATGGCGATCGGCCTTTTCGGCGGTTCCTTCAACCCGCCGCATGACGGTCATTTCCTGGTGGCGAGCCTGGCGATCCAGCGTCTCGGCCTCGACCAGCTCTGGTGGCTGGTCACGCCCGGCAACCCGCTGAAGAGCGGAAACGGCCTTGCCCCGCTCGAGGAACGGCTGGCGCTGAGCGAGAAACTCGCGCGCGATCCGCGCATCCGCGTCTCAGCACTCGAAAAGACGATCGGCACCGCTTATACGGCCCGCACCATCCGCCATATCGTTCGCCGCAACCCGGGCGTCCATTTCGTCTGGATCATGGGCGCCGACAATCTCGGCGACTTTCACCGCTGGCAGGAATGGCGCGCAATCGCCCGCACCGTGCCGCTTGCCGTGATCGACCGGCCCGGCTCGACGCTGACCTATCTTTCCTCAAAGGCGGCGCGCACGCTCGACAAGGCCCGCATTGCCGAGCGCGATGCCCGGGCGCTGGCGCGGATGACGCCGCCGGCCTGGACCTTCATCCACGGTCCGCGTTCGAATGTCAGCTCCACAGCGCTCAGGCGAGGCCATGATGACGCGGATTGA
- the rsfS gene encoding ribosome silencing factor has protein sequence MKKGRPLTTLHAKGAADDAAPKSRKSGVHAADQALSTVLASLEDSKAEDIVTIDIKGKSALGDHMVVVSGRSNRHVVAICDHLVKDIKQSGAGTPRVEGQDAGDWVLIDTGDVIVHVFRPEVREFYNIEKMWSAPEMNEGRLH, from the coding sequence ATGAAGAAAGGAAGACCCCTGACAACATTGCACGCCAAAGGTGCCGCAGACGATGCTGCACCGAAGAGCAGGAAAAGCGGCGTTCATGCCGCGGATCAGGCTTTGTCCACCGTCCTCGCCAGCCTTGAGGATTCCAAGGCTGAAGATATCGTAACCATCGACATCAAGGGCAAATCGGCGCTCGGCGACCACATGGTGGTCGTATCCGGACGTTCGAACCGGCATGTCGTGGCGATTTGCGACCATCTGGTCAAGGACATCAAGCAATCGGGTGCAGGCACCCCCAGGGTTGAAGGCCAGGATGCCGGAGACTGGGTGCTGATCGACACCGGTGACGTGATCGTCCATGTATTCCGGCCGGAAGTTCGCGAGTTCTACAATATCGAGAAGATGTGGTCCGCGCCCGAAATGAACGAGGGACGCCTGCACTAG
- the rlmH gene encoding 23S rRNA (pseudouridine(1915)-N(3))-methyltransferase RlmH, whose amino-acid sequence MQIGIFAVGRLKSGPEKELVARYLDRLKKTGKAQGIDFVRVHEVNESRAGNAATRKREEAQALEAVLSPETVLVLLDERGKSFDSPAFSEKIASFRDQGKREMIFAIGGADGLDPVLLERADLTVNFGAMTWPHQIVRILLAEQLYRAVTLMAGHPYHRI is encoded by the coding sequence ATGCAGATCGGCATTTTCGCCGTCGGGCGGCTGAAGTCCGGTCCCGAGAAGGAGCTGGTTGCCCGCTATCTCGACCGGCTGAAAAAGACCGGAAAGGCGCAGGGCATCGATTTTGTCCGCGTCCATGAAGTCAATGAAAGCCGCGCGGGCAATGCCGCGACCCGCAAGCGGGAGGAGGCGCAGGCGCTGGAAGCGGTCCTGTCCCCCGAGACCGTTCTCGTGCTGCTCGATGAGCGCGGCAAGTCCTTCGACAGCCCCGCCTTTTCCGAGAAGATCGCCAGTTTTCGCGACCAGGGCAAGCGCGAGATGATCTTCGCCATCGGCGGCGCCGACGGGCTTGATCCCGTTCTCCTCGAACGCGCCGACCTGACCGTCAATTTCGGCGCCATGACATGGCCGCACCAGATCGTGCGCATCCTGCTTGCCGAACAGCTCTACCGCGCCGTGACGCTGATGGCCGGCCACCCCTATCACCGGATATGA
- a CDS encoding murein hydrolase activator EnvC — MGFARVNTVRFRAACGLLLLAGWTWSTPQMTFAQAEPAPRTDSRELVDRLSEKRSESEIELDTIRSSITVSEEKIAGLQSEIDKLAGDTASLKQALVDSADRRRALEEQIGESEARIAELSGEETVLKVSLNEERDVLADVLAALQRMGRDPPPALLVAPGDALDSVRSAILLDGVVPEMRARMESVLGDLRSLQAVKQERENARDALAADLDSLAEETRRMDMLIAENEKASAESAEALAEERRQAEALAARATDLNGLIASLETEITSARNAALLARQEEERRRQMSEAQREEARARALTSSPDKNRITPAYPFSDLKNRLVLPVAGDILRRFGDPDGTGHEATGITVAARPGALVTAPADGTVVYAGRFRSYGEMIILNVGDGYHLVMTGMEGLKVRQGDFVFSGEPLAQMGARRIASAATLALETDRPTLYIELRQNGKPVDSGPWWADKNDGKARNDT, encoded by the coding sequence ATGGGCTTTGCAAGGGTCAATACCGTGCGTTTTCGCGCCGCATGCGGTCTGCTGCTGCTTGCGGGCTGGACATGGTCTACCCCCCAGATGACATTCGCCCAGGCCGAACCCGCGCCGCGGACCGATTCCCGCGAACTCGTGGACAGGCTCTCCGAGAAGCGCAGCGAGAGCGAAATCGAACTCGATACGATCCGCAGCTCCATCACCGTTTCTGAAGAAAAGATTGCCGGCCTGCAGAGCGAGATCGACAAGCTTGCCGGTGACACCGCCAGCCTGAAACAGGCGCTGGTGGACTCGGCGGACCGCAGGCGCGCGCTGGAGGAACAGATCGGCGAGAGCGAGGCGCGCATCGCCGAGCTCTCCGGAGAGGAAACCGTCCTCAAGGTCTCTCTGAACGAGGAGCGCGATGTGCTGGCCGATGTTCTGGCTGCCCTGCAGCGCATGGGCCGCGACCCGCCGCCTGCCCTTCTGGTCGCACCCGGCGATGCGCTCGATTCCGTGCGCAGCGCCATCCTGCTCGACGGCGTGGTGCCGGAAATGCGCGCGCGCATGGAAAGCGTGCTTGGCGATCTCAGATCGCTGCAGGCGGTCAAGCAGGAACGCGAGAACGCGCGCGACGCGCTTGCCGCCGACCTCGACAGCCTGGCCGAGGAAACCCGGCGCATGGACATGCTGATTGCCGAAAACGAGAAAGCGAGCGCCGAAAGCGCCGAGGCGCTTGCCGAGGAACGGCGCCAGGCTGAGGCCCTTGCCGCGCGCGCCACCGACCTCAACGGCCTGATCGCCTCGCTTGAGACCGAAATCACCTCCGCGCGCAACGCGGCGCTGCTTGCCCGGCAGGAGGAAGAGCGCCGCCGGCAGATGAGCGAAGCGCAACGGGAAGAGGCGCGCGCCCGCGCGCTCACATCTTCGCCCGATAAAAACCGCATTACGCCCGCATATCCGTTCTCTGACCTGAAGAACCGGCTGGTATTGCCGGTGGCTGGCGATATTCTGCGCCGCTTCGGCGATCCGGACGGGACGGGCCATGAGGCGACCGGCATCACCGTCGCGGCGCGCCCCGGCGCGCTGGTGACGGCGCCTGCCGACGGAACGGTGGTTTACGCCGGGCGCTTCAGAAGCTACGGAGAGATGATCATCCTCAATGTCGGCGACGGCTATCACCTGGTGATGACGGGCATGGAGGGATTGAAGGTGCGTCAGGGCGATTTCGTGTTCTCCGGCGAACCCCTTGCGCAGATGGGCGCCAGGCGCATCGCAAGCGCGGCGACGCTGGCGCTGGAAACGGACAGGCCGACGCTCTACATTGAGCTGCGGCAAAACGGCAAGCCGGTCGATTCCGGACCTTGGTGGGCGGACAAAAATGATGGAAAGGCACGCAATGATACGTAG